A DNA window from Nocardioides palaemonis contains the following coding sequences:
- a CDS encoding cytochrome c oxidase assembly protein, with protein MAAPHHRWRRADHAPAGRGHDDATRRPGSRGVSRPARAQGVAVAVTAPALMVFTALVAIGLTGGLSPLGIEGLPDPGDLTRVGLPTVQVLRDLAAMITVGVLVITVTCVGPGTGVEPRALGATRARLVAYAQLGATVWSLSSLALVAFVYSDASGTPVGAPGFMTEAAFFALEYELGQYGLWSAALAAAVAVGCVISTRLGGAGITTVMALVALWPIALTGHAAGTLNHDEAVNLQLFHLVGISVWLGGLVGVILVRRLGGDLLVATARRYSTLAGWCLVLVTLSGVYGAWLRLPSVASVMSPYGIVLGLKLLAVLALAVAGWWHRRRTLGALAAGAPRAFARLITAEIAVLLGAAGLGVALSRTAPPAGPATPLTNAESLLGSPMPAPLDAGRWIGTWSLDTLFLPLALAGAIGYLWGVVRLRKRNDTWPWLRTVSWLIGCALFIWATNGAPGVYGRVLFSMHMVQHMTIATAVPVFLVLGTPITLALRVLRRREDGSRGPREWLLAASRSLLVHVLGHPVVAAGMFVVSMIAFYYTSAFAASLESHTGHVLMTFHFLLTGYLFAEAVVGSDPALSRPPFPMRVLLVMVTFGFHALFAVSMMASTTVFAADWFSALGRTWGSSLLDDQYVGAQIGWLMGEYPILIMAAALVTSWVRADQRERRRFDRREARDDDRELQAYNAYLGRLRDAGLTHRPAPPTMEPRRSRRPEKEHHE; from the coding sequence GTGGCTGCCCCTCACCATCGGTGGCGGCGTGCTGATCATGCTCCTGCTGGCCGTGGCCACGACGATGCGACTCGTCGGCCGGGATCGAGAGGCGTGAGTCGTCCGGCGCGCGCCCAGGGCGTCGCCGTGGCTGTGACGGCACCTGCGCTCATGGTCTTCACTGCGCTGGTGGCGATCGGCCTGACCGGCGGCCTCAGTCCCCTGGGCATCGAGGGACTGCCAGATCCGGGGGACCTCACGCGCGTGGGGCTGCCCACGGTGCAGGTGCTGCGCGACCTCGCCGCCATGATCACCGTCGGGGTGCTGGTCATCACCGTGACCTGTGTCGGTCCCGGCACTGGCGTCGAACCGCGGGCCCTCGGCGCGACCCGCGCGCGATTGGTGGCGTACGCCCAGCTGGGTGCGACCGTCTGGTCGCTGAGCAGCCTGGCCCTGGTCGCGTTCGTCTACTCCGATGCGTCCGGCACTCCGGTTGGCGCGCCGGGGTTCATGACCGAGGCGGCGTTCTTCGCGCTCGAGTACGAGCTCGGCCAGTACGGGCTGTGGAGCGCCGCCCTGGCGGCTGCCGTTGCGGTGGGGTGCGTGATCTCTACCCGACTCGGAGGCGCGGGCATCACGACGGTCATGGCGCTGGTGGCGTTGTGGCCCATCGCGCTCACGGGACATGCGGCGGGCACCCTCAACCACGACGAGGCCGTCAACCTCCAACTGTTCCACCTCGTCGGCATCAGCGTCTGGCTCGGCGGACTGGTCGGCGTGATTCTGGTACGACGCCTGGGCGGGGACCTGCTTGTCGCTACGGCCCGTCGGTACTCCACCCTCGCCGGTTGGTGCCTCGTGCTCGTGACCCTGTCGGGGGTCTACGGCGCGTGGCTCCGGCTGCCGTCGGTCGCCTCCGTGATGTCGCCCTACGGAATCGTTCTCGGACTCAAGCTCCTCGCGGTCCTGGCGTTGGCCGTCGCCGGCTGGTGGCACCGGCGGCGCACCTTGGGCGCCTTGGCCGCCGGAGCGCCTCGCGCCTTCGCCAGGTTGATCACCGCCGAGATCGCAGTCCTGCTTGGAGCCGCCGGACTGGGTGTCGCCCTCAGCCGTACCGCACCTCCGGCGGGTCCCGCGACACCGCTCACCAACGCCGAGTCCTTGCTGGGCAGCCCGATGCCGGCACCGCTCGACGCCGGTCGGTGGATCGGGACCTGGTCGCTGGACACGCTCTTCCTGCCCCTCGCGCTCGCCGGCGCGATCGGATACCTGTGGGGCGTCGTACGACTGAGGAAGCGCAACGACACGTGGCCCTGGCTGCGGACCGTGTCGTGGTTGATCGGGTGCGCACTGTTCATCTGGGCCACCAACGGCGCCCCCGGCGTCTACGGACGCGTCCTGTTCAGCATGCACATGGTTCAGCACATGACCATCGCCACCGCGGTCCCGGTGTTCCTGGTCCTGGGGACCCCGATCACTCTCGCCCTTCGTGTCCTTCGTCGCCGCGAGGACGGCTCGCGCGGCCCCCGCGAGTGGCTGCTGGCCGCGAGCCGCTCCCTGCTCGTGCACGTCCTGGGCCATCCTGTGGTCGCGGCCGGCATGTTCGTGGTGAGCATGATCGCCTTCTACTACACCTCCGCCTTCGCGGCTTCCCTCGAGTCGCACACGGGTCACGTCCTCATGACGTTCCACTTCCTGTTGACCGGCTACCTGTTTGCCGAGGCCGTGGTGGGTTCCGACCCGGCCCTGAGCCGGCCTCCGTTCCCCATGCGGGTCCTGCTCGTGATGGTGACGTTCGGGTTTCACGCACTGTTCGCTGTCAGCATGATGGCCAGCACGACGGTGTTCGCGGCCGACTGGTTCAGCGCGCTCGGGCGCACCTGGGGAAGCTCGCTCCTCGACGACCAGTACGTGGGTGCCCAGATCGGGTGGCTCATGGGCGAATACCCGATCCTCATCATGGCCGCGGCGCTCGTGACGAGCTGGGTCAGGGCCGACCAGCGCGAGCGCCGGCGATTCGACCGACGCGAGGCTCGCGACGACGACCGCGAGCTGCAGGCGTACAACGCCTATCTCGGCCGCCTGCGCGACGCCGGCCTGACACATCGGCCGGCGCCTCCTACGATGGAGCCTCGTAGGTCACGTCGTCCCGAGAAGGAGCACCACGAGTGA
- a CDS encoding DUF6112 family protein produces MTAPTSARATHPDFQAVGGSDQLGSIVGALLTYGLICGVLVTVISAATWAVASSAGHWQTAQKAKAGLAVAIVGATLTGSALGLTNWLLDVGAHL; encoded by the coding sequence ATGACTGCTCCCACTTCAGCTCGTGCTACCCATCCCGACTTCCAGGCCGTCGGGGGTTCTGACCAGCTGGGCTCGATCGTCGGAGCGCTACTTACCTATGGCCTCATCTGCGGCGTGCTGGTGACTGTGATCTCCGCGGCAACCTGGGCGGTCGCATCGAGTGCAGGTCACTGGCAGACAGCCCAGAAGGCAAAAGCGGGACTCGCTGTCGCGATTGTTGGGGCCACCCTGACGGGAAGCGCGCTCGGGTTGACGAACTGGCTGCTGGACGTGGGCGCCCACCTTTAG
- a CDS encoding DUF6112 family protein gives MHLPASALPLDISISPNSNGLPGIEELRKIVGASMTVGLILAVLALIVAAIVWALGSNSSNPHLAGRGKLGVLVALGAAIACGASVTLVNFFWNVGQRV, from the coding sequence ATGCACCTCCCCGCCTCGGCCTTGCCGCTGGACATCTCGATCAGCCCGAACTCCAACGGCCTTCCCGGCATCGAGGAGCTGCGCAAGATCGTGGGCGCGTCGATGACGGTCGGCTTGATCCTCGCCGTCCTCGCTCTCATCGTCGCCGCGATCGTGTGGGCGCTCGGGTCGAACTCGTCGAACCCGCATCTGGCCGGCCGCGGCAAGCTGGGCGTGCTTGTCGCGCTCGGCGCTGCCATCGCCTGCGGGGCGTCGGTGACGCTCGTGAACTTCTTCTGGAATGTCGGCCAGAGGGTCTGA
- a CDS encoding conjugal transfer protein TrbL, translated as MGVCDVPVIRNVCNVAGDAAGTIVTAPFDWLAESIGNAAEWMFTSVWAVIDSTTYVDVSSGEYADVYNIMFGIAIFMMLAFFLLQVMGGMVRREPAALSRAVVGLAKSVLGSFVVLTLLATALQVTDLLCVGIVRAAGTNMDEMGGRIAVLASGLAAIQVAAPGAGSILTIFLASLAIMGALIVWFSLLIRKALLLIAIVFAPIALAGASWDHTRSWVSRWASFVIAMILSKVVLVVIFLLATAEVSAPIEADLESVSQPIAGVVLMLLAGFAPYITYKAIAFMGFDMYHAMSAEQEAKSALSRPARVPAMPSLGRAGAGPASILTGGGGSGGGTGGGGAQGGLGGQSVAPSAVGGPGGSSGGSPSAAAVGSVGGVAGSGSAEAAGAGTGGGAAGGGAAGGTAVLAKETATAGPRLGGYVAAAAARAASAGEGSSPSAPPHVADTTLADDPDGRSRK; from the coding sequence ATGGGAGTGTGCGACGTCCCCGTCATCCGCAACGTGTGCAACGTCGCCGGCGACGCGGCCGGCACCATCGTCACCGCCCCGTTCGACTGGCTCGCCGAGAGCATCGGCAACGCAGCGGAGTGGATGTTCACCTCAGTGTGGGCCGTCATCGACTCCACCACGTACGTGGACGTGTCCAGCGGCGAGTACGCGGACGTCTACAACATCATGTTCGGCATCGCGATCTTCATGATGCTCGCGTTCTTCCTCCTTCAGGTGATGGGCGGCATGGTTCGCCGCGAGCCGGCCGCGCTCTCGCGTGCCGTCGTGGGCTTGGCGAAGTCGGTTCTCGGGTCTTTCGTGGTGCTCACCCTGCTCGCCACAGCCCTGCAGGTCACGGACCTCCTCTGCGTCGGGATCGTTCGCGCTGCAGGCACGAACATGGACGAGATGGGCGGAAGGATCGCAGTCCTCGCGAGCGGGCTCGCCGCCATCCAGGTCGCGGCGCCAGGAGCAGGATCGATCCTCACGATCTTCCTCGCCAGCCTTGCCATCATGGGCGCCCTCATCGTGTGGTTCAGCCTGCTGATCCGCAAGGCCCTACTGCTCATCGCGATCGTGTTCGCACCGATCGCCCTTGCGGGCGCGAGCTGGGACCACACCCGCTCCTGGGTCTCGCGGTGGGCGTCCTTCGTGATCGCGATGATCCTGTCCAAGGTCGTGCTCGTGGTGATCTTCCTGCTCGCGACCGCGGAGGTCTCTGCGCCGATTGAGGCCGACTTGGAGTCGGTGAGCCAGCCCATCGCGGGCGTGGTGCTGATGCTGCTCGCGGGCTTCGCGCCCTACATCACCTATAAGGCGATCGCGTTCATGGGCTTCGACATGTACCACGCGATGTCGGCCGAGCAGGAGGCCAAGTCGGCGCTGAGCCGCCCGGCACGCGTGCCGGCCATGCCGTCGCTCGGGCGTGCGGGTGCCGGCCCGGCGTCGATCCTCACCGGCGGTGGCGGTAGTGGTGGCGGTACTGGTGGCGGGGGTGCGCAGGGCGGTCTGGGAGGTCAGAGCGTCGCTCCCTCGGCGGTTGGCGGCCCCGGCGGATCGTCTGGTGGATCGCCTAGTGCGGCTGCGGTCGGGTCGGTGGGTGGGGTGGCCGGGAGCGGCTCGGCCGAAGCTGCTGGCGCCGGGACCGGAGGTGGCGCAGCCGGCGGTGGCGCGGCCGGCGGTACCGCCGTGCTGGCGAAGGAGACGGCCACCGCCGGTCCGCGTCTCGGTGGGTACGTCGCAGCGGCCGCGGCACGAGCGGCCTCGGCCGGTGAAGGGTCGTCGCCATCGGCACCGCCGCACGTCGCGGACACGACCCTGGCGGACGATCCGGACGGACGGTCCCGCAAGTGA